The DNA sequence GGTCTATCTGGTCGACTGGAAGCGCTGGAATGAATTTTATCCGACTATCCAGTATTTCATCATCTGCAATCTTTTATATAATTTCCTTTTCTATAATCATACTCTTTGGAGTTATCATGCAGTAACGGTTGACTGGCTTAACCACACGCTGATTGAATTAGCTTTCACTTTTTTTGTACTGCCCGTTGTCTTAATGATCTACCTCCGGTTTTATCCTAAAGGCAAAAAGAGTTTTGCTTATATAGCCATATGGATCGCTTACTTCACGGCTCTTGAATATGTCTTTTACAAAAAAGGGCTTTTTATCTATGAAAATGGCTGGAGTATCATATGGTCTGGAGTATTTAATATCATCCTTTTCACAATGATCAGGCTTCACAGCAAAAAACCAAAACTGGCATTAGCCTTATCCCTGCCTATAATCATCATACTGCTATGCTTCTTTCACCCGGACTTAAAAGACTTAAAGTAAAAATTGGGGTGCTGATAATGGAACCAAACCCAATACCTACACCAGTTTTTCTGATTATGGTGATCTTCATCTACCTCTCCATGGCCATCTATCTCAACAGAAAAAAATAACGTGCCAGGCACCTCACACGGACACTTTGCTGCATTTTGTCTATACAGAGTGCCTGACACGGACTGTTTATAATCTTTTAGAAAGAATTATCCAAGATGTCCAGACAGCGATAATAATGATTGAGAGAAGAAGTCGAACGACCTCCAATGACGTGAGTGCGAGAACTTCTGTTTGAATGAAGATATTCAAAATAACCAGACATAGAAGCGAAAATAAAATGACATAATACAGCCCTTTTTGTTTAATCATCTTAACGCGTTCATCATTATTCTTGAACTGCGGTAACAAATAAGCAATGCTGCATCCCATAAATGCCAGCGCTCCCCAGTTGGAAAGCTCAATCAGCTCCGTACTTCCAAAGCTGGATCCAGCCAAGAGCAGTACTAGCAGCCTTAAAAGAAAAATGCATACAAATAATCCGGCAAGCAGCATATAATTTCTTCTTGTTGCCATCACTTTCTCTCCTTCATCATTTATTTGAAGGTTTCTATATTTTTCCTCCAGTACAATAAGTGTATTGTAAAGGACACTTTACGTCAAGCTTCCTTTACAATGTTATCCTGCACCACCAATAAATCTTTTTCGGTTTCCTCCAATGCCTAAAAATACCTCACATAAATGAGAAAATCCGTCCATTCTCCATTTTCAAAGGCGAACTTCTTTCGTGTGCCTTCATAATGGAAGCCGCTTCTTTCGGCAAGGGATATGGATGGGCGGTTATCGGTGTTGATATGCAGCTCAAGGCGGTGGAAGCCGAGTTTTTCATGAAATATCTCAGCTGCCGCAGACACCGCTTCTGTAGCATAGCCTTTTTTCCAGAATTGGTTATGAAGGGAATAGCCCATCATTCCCCACTGATAATCCATTCTCAGGATAGTGAACAGTTCAACTTTACCAACATTAAGGCCATCTTTTTTCCTGAATATGCCAAGGTTTGTCATCTGGTCCTTCATGGCTGCTTCCGCAAAACCTCTGATCCATTTCTCAAACCGTTCTCTAGTGTTATGCTCCATAGTGATTGGCCTTCCTTCATCATACTTATATAATGAAGGGCTTCTGTCCGAGAATCCCTTATACCAATTTTCATAATCAGAAAGCTCGAATGGGCGTATGACTAGTCTTTCTGTCTCGATAGATGCTATTTGCAAATCCATTGCTTATCTCCCCTTTCATCCCTTCCACTTCAATGAAAGATTGGCAGAATCCTTCTTTTCTCAAGGCTCTATTCGCTTAAAATAGTGCTATCTTTTTAAGAAGTTAGGAGACAAATGCTGCTCATCCTCTCAACATTCAAACAGCATAACCGTCAATCAGAGTGAGGGAATCTATGACAGGGAAAAAATAAGCGGAGAAATTCCCCCTAAACTCGAAAAATCTCTAAAAATAGCTCAAATAGACGGAGAAATTCCGGCTATTGATTCAAAAAATAGGAAAATGAGCAATTTCGCTCTCCTTAACCGCAAAATCTACCCTTATTTACACCCGCCAGAGCCATATCAAGCAGCTTAACCGGAAATTCTCCGCTTATTTTAATGCTCCTGGTCATACACTTCAATAAGGATTCGCCAACCTGTTTCTTCAATACCCTTCCTTCAGTACCCTTAGCTGAGTAAACCTCTCTTTATAAACTACCAAATAAAGTAAATAATTCCGAATCAACAACCTTTACGAAAAGAGCCTCTTTAAAAGAGTTTTAATACCAACTTGACAAATCGGATATATAAGGATTATAGTTATACATAATATGTTAATTCACATTCTTTAGCCATAGCAGAATAATTGAGGGGGATGAGCATTTTGATGATGACGAAGGAAGAATCTCGCAGAAACCTTATTCTCGATAAATTGATGGCACTTGCACCATTCCAGGACAATAAAGAACTGGGGGAAATGACTTGCACAGAGCTTGAGGGGCTGTATTTAAGCCAGCTTTTCTCTGCCTCTTCACATCCCCACAGCGGACATAAATCGATCCGGTTAATCGGAAAAAAATAAATAAAAAAGGTGGAGAGCCACATTTGACTCTCCACCTTTCTTTATTCAGTAAAGGATCACTGACAAGAGTTTACCGTTCCCCTTACTAAAACGGATCATTATTTCCTCTTACTCTCCGCTTGACATGATATTCTCTTATTGTACAGGCCATCCTGCTTCATGTTCTATTGTTAATTTGCTTTTTCTCTATTCCTCACCCAAATGCCTGTGCCGCCAAAGCAAACAAACGGCCATTTCTTGCAGGCATGGCTTCCGCATGTAACACCATGACAGGAGGTGAAGCAGAAAGCGTAAAACCTCTGTTTTCAATCATTTCCATAAAATCATCCTGACCTGACGGCACATCAATCCTCAGCTGTCCCTGATGGCCGTTGGCAAGCCGGTCAAGCAAAAGGGAGGCAGTTTCAGGATCTTCTGCTGCAATGGGGCCAAGAATGAGATTGACTGGGCCCTGAATCGAAAGACCATAACCAATCAGCTTTCCTTCTGAATCAAAAGCAAGCAGGCATTGTTTAGCCTGTGCTATTCTATTTTTCAGGAAAGCCGTCCTCCCGTCCCCAAAGGCTGGTTTATCGAACTCTACTAGACTATCAAAATAATCAGTTTTGAATCCCTTGATGACTGAAACTTTCCCTTTCCCAGAGACTGATGGCTGATTATAATCCCGGCATAGATATTTATGTATGGTGTCAACTTCTGAAAAGCCCATTTTAAGGTATAATGGCCTGCCTTCTTCAGTGGCAACAAGCAAAATGCTTGTTCCATCAGCGGCCAATTCCAGGCAGCCCTGCACCACCTTTTTGGCGAGACCTGTTCCCCTGAAGCCGGGATCTGTAATCACCAGCCCGAGCCATGCGAGGCTTTTATCATATGGGATCAGTGCGGCACAGGAAACAAGCTTCCCGGCCATAGTCTTATGGCCCAGAACAGTTCCAGATTTAAGGATCGTTAAGACTTCTTCCTGTTCATAGTCCCAGCCGACCGCTGCGGAAAGCGTGATCAATCCTTGAATATCATCTTCACTCAGTGGCATGAGGGAAATATCTCCTGCAATTTGCTTCATTTCCTTTTCCCTACCTTCTTTCTAAGCTGCTTATCTTTCAGTCAGGCTTTGAATAGTGTTCATGTGAATGCTGGATTCAGTCTTATTAAACTCTGCTTCACCCTTCACCAAGCCATCAGTTAAAGAAGGACATAATGATGACGGCAGCAATTGAAAACAGGAAAAAACCGATAATGACATATTTTATGATCTTAATCGGTTTCGGAAGGCTGCGCACATCTGCTGCATCCGGCAGCCCCTCAATCTTTTTCATATGATCCACTGCATCATTCATCGGTTCTTTTCCAGCCATTTTGCCATCCCCCTTCGCTCTTTCTACATATTATTCTCTGTTTCAGCCATCATTCCTTTAAAACAATGAGATTTTTTGTAAGAATAAAAAGCCTTCATAATCCGGTCTGTTTCCATAAAATTCAAATCCTTAAGGCTCATCCCGCCTGACATCAGGCTATTGATGATTTGAGCCCCGGCGAAATAGCCGCTCCTGCCCTCAGCCTCTGTACCTGTGAAGTATTTCTCAAGCATCCTCCTATCGAGAGGTCGGTCCAAATCATTAAGAATTTCTTCTTCTAATTCTGATAATAGAGAGAATGACCTTCAAAATAAGAAAAAGAGCCGAAAATCAGCTCTAAAGCAGACTTATTTAATAAGTTTATCCCGATCCGCAGCATGAGGAGGCTTTTCCATCCATTCATGATTAATAAGAATCTGTGCCCCGTCTTCTGCATATAAACCCACTTCAGCCAGAAGGCGGCTATAGTCAGCAGCAATATCTCTCCTTGGACTGGCAGACATTGCTGTACCGTAATTTCCTATTCCTGCAGCGGACATCATGTTCAGCTGGAACATCATTAATTTATCAGAAAAAGGCGGCTCCTGGCTGTCCGTTATCTCAGCATCCCAAGTGACCGGCGCAGGCAGATCATTTTCCTGCAGATACCGGCTGAATATTCTGGTATGTTTTTTGGTGATTTGCTTTCCCCGCACAAAATACTGCTTAACTTCTTCATCTTTAACGCATTGTGCAAATGCTGTTACAAGGGTCCCGCCAAAATAATTGGTCTGGATATTGGCGAATAGATGTGTGATCTCAATTGCGGTAAGCGGTCTCTGCTTACCGAGCCAGCCTGCAAGAAAGTGCTCCCCCTTTACCATCTCTGGTTTTGCAAGAGGAGGGATATAAGGCGACCGCACTTCAAGGCCTTTGGAAAGGAGCAAATCCTTCGTTTCATTCATCAATTCCATTGTTGATGATATACACGACATAAAATGCTCCCTGACATCATTCCGGTACGTTAAAGGCAGGATGGCGCCATAAGTCACCAGTGCCCCTTTAGCCATTTGCTCTGTATAATACAGAAAAAATTCATCAGAAAACAGCCTGGGTGCATCAGGATGGACATCATCATCAGTAAAGCCTGCGGGCACTGAATGCCCTTCTTCTTTGAAAATTCCCGATATCACTTTAATATGCTGTTCAGCTAAGTCGAGGGCATGGCTCAAGATGTTTTTCGTTTCACGATCCTCTGTACAAGCAATAAAATATTGATAAACACATCTGAACATGCTGTCTGATACAAAATTTGTCCATAATCCGCCAGTTTCTGATGAAGTTAATCGAATACGCTGTTTCTCCAAAAAAATACCTCCATCTTATTGATGGAAGTATTTTTCCCAAGTTCCCCGGCAGTTATGAATTTTTGTAGGATCTAAAATTGAACCTCTTGAATAACCCTTTATATCCGCATTTCCTTCTCTAAAGAGTCTTCTCCAATTCCTCCACAAGCTCGCCAAACTTCTTCATAGAATTTTCAATAGGCTCTGGTGAAGTAAGATCCACTCCAGTTTTCTTAAGCAGTTCAAGCGGGTAATCGCTGCTTCCGCTCTTCAGGAACTCGATATAAGACTCAAGCGTCTGTTTGTCACCTTCGAGTATTTTAGTGGCAAGATGGATGGCTGAAGCAAAGCCGGTGGCATATTTGTACACATAAAACGGGCGGTAAAAATGCGGAATACGGGACCAGCCATATTTCACCTCTTCATCAAAGACAAGCTCTTCGCCATTGTATTCACGGAAGAGCTTTTCATAGATCCCGTTGAACACTTCGACATTCAGCGGTTTGCCCTGCTCTGCATATTCATGGGTGACCTTCTCAAATTCGGCAAACATAACCTGTGTAAAGAATGTTCCTTTGAACTTATCGATAAAGTGATTGAGTAAATGCTTGCGCACATTTTCATCCTTCTCGTTATCGAGCAGATAGTTGATCAAGAGCACCTCATTGACCGTTGATGCCACTTCGGCAACAAAAATGCTGTAGCGAGCTGAGATCTGCGGCTGATGCTGGCTGCTCAGCTTGCTGTGCACCCCATGCCCGCACTCATGCGCCAGTGTGAATAAGCTGTTCAAATCATCCTGGTGGTTCAGGAGGATATAAGGATGAACACCATAGACACCCATATTATAAGCGCCTGATCTTTTCCCCGGGGTTTCGCGGACATCGAGATATCGCGCATCTTTAAAGTCCTTTAATGTCTGGACATAATCTTCGCCAAGCGGTGCCAAAGCCTTCAGCATAATCTCATAGGCCTCATTATAAGGAATTTCCTGTTTCACCCCGCTTACAAGAGGGACACTCAAGTCATACTGATGAAGCTCATCAAGCTTGAGCTTTTCTTTTCTCAGCCTGTTGTATTCATGCATTGGCGCAATATTATCCTTTGCCGATTGAATCAGGTTTTCATAAACCTCTTTCGGGACATTATCCCCGAAAAGCCCTTTTTCCAATGCAGAAGGATAACGGCGAAGCTTGGATGTCGCCACATTATTCTTGATCGCAGCAGACAAGGTGGATGCAATTGTATTTTTCAGTTCGACATATGGCTTGTAATAAGCTTTATAAGCTTCCTTCCGCTTTTCGCGGTCTTCATCTTCAATCAGCTTGCTGTACATGCCCCGCGTAAGCCGGACCTTCCCGCCATCGTCTTTTGTTACCATCCCGAACTTGATATCGGCATTATTGATCATGCCATACGTATTGCTTGGAGATGAAAGCGCCTCGCCAAGCTGTGAAAGAATTTCTTCCTGCTCTTTGGTCAGGACATGTGTTTTATACCTAAAAGATTCAAGCAGATCTTCCTCGAAGTATTTCAGACCGTCTTCAGCTGCGATATATCCTTTAAGCGTCCCTTCATCAAGTTCAAGGAGATATGGCATGAAAAATGAAGTGGCCGATCCGACTTTTACCCCAAGCTGTTTGACGCGGTCCTGCAGGGCTTGTGCAGCTGTATCCCTCGTATCCTGATCCGCTTTAAACATACTGTAAGCATATACATGAGTAAATGTGTACGACAGCTCTTCACTTAGCTTTAAATATTGGTAAAGGTCTTGTGCATCATGAATG is a window from the Bacillus infantis NRRL B-14911 genome containing:
- a CDS encoding CBO0543 family protein, with the translated sequence MYLLLVILVYILFAVYLVDWKRWNEFYPTIQYFIICNLLYNFLFYNHTLWSYHAVTVDWLNHTLIELAFTFFVLPVVLMIYLRFYPKGKKSFAYIAIWIAYFTALEYVFYKKGLFIYENGWSIIWSGVFNIILFTMIRLHSKKPKLALALSLPIIIILLCFFHPDLKDLK
- a CDS encoding GNAT family N-acetyltransferase, which gives rise to MDLQIASIETERLVIRPFELSDYENWYKGFSDRSPSLYKYDEGRPITMEHNTRERFEKWIRGFAEAAMKDQMTNLGIFRKKDGLNVGKVELFTILRMDYQWGMMGYSLHNQFWKKGYATEAVSAAAEIFHEKLGFHRLELHINTDNRPSISLAERSGFHYEGTRKKFAFENGEWTDFLIYVRYF
- a CDS encoding GNAT family N-acetyltransferase, translating into MKQIAGDISLMPLSEDDIQGLITLSAAVGWDYEQEEVLTILKSGTVLGHKTMAGKLVSCAALIPYDKSLAWLGLVITDPGFRGTGLAKKVVQGCLELAADGTSILLVATEEGRPLYLKMGFSEVDTIHKYLCRDYNQPSVSGKGKVSVIKGFKTDYFDSLVEFDKPAFGDGRTAFLKNRIAQAKQCLLAFDSEGKLIGYGLSIQGPVNLILGPIAAEDPETASLLLDRLANGHQGQLRIDVPSGQDDFMEMIENRGFTLSASPPVMVLHAEAMPARNGRLFALAAQAFG
- a CDS encoding DUF3231 family protein, with product MEKQRIRLTSSETGGLWTNFVSDSMFRCVYQYFIACTEDRETKNILSHALDLAEQHIKVISGIFKEEGHSVPAGFTDDDVHPDAPRLFSDEFFLYYTEQMAKGALVTYGAILPLTYRNDVREHFMSCISSTMELMNETKDLLLSKGLEVRSPYIPPLAKPEMVKGEHFLAGWLGKQRPLTAIEITHLFANIQTNYFGGTLVTAFAQCVKDEEVKQYFVRGKQITKKHTRIFSRYLQENDLPAPVTWDAEITDSQEPPFSDKLMMFQLNMMSAAGIGNYGTAMSASPRRDIAADYSRLLAEVGLYAEDGAQILINHEWMEKPPHAADRDKLIK
- the pepF gene encoding oligoendopeptidase F — encoded protein: MTAYTSRQDVPVEETWNLEDIYSDEKLWEQDFDKVGKMAEKLKEYDGNIHDAQDLYQYLKLSEELSYTFTHVYAYSMFKADQDTRDTAAQALQDRVKQLGVKVGSATSFFMPYLLELDEGTLKGYIAAEDGLKYFEEDLLESFRYKTHVLTKEQEEILSQLGEALSSPSNTYGMINNADIKFGMVTKDDGGKVRLTRGMYSKLIEDEDREKRKEAYKAYYKPYVELKNTIASTLSAAIKNNVATSKLRRYPSALEKGLFGDNVPKEVYENLIQSAKDNIAPMHEYNRLRKEKLKLDELHQYDLSVPLVSGVKQEIPYNEAYEIMLKALAPLGEDYVQTLKDFKDARYLDVRETPGKRSGAYNMGVYGVHPYILLNHQDDLNSLFTLAHECGHGVHSKLSSQHQPQISARYSIFVAEVASTVNEVLLINYLLDNEKDENVRKHLLNHFIDKFKGTFFTQVMFAEFEKVTHEYAEQGKPLNVEVFNGIYEKLFREYNGEELVFDEEVKYGWSRIPHFYRPFYVYKYATGFASAIHLATKILEGDKQTLESYIEFLKSGSSDYPLELLKKTGVDLTSPEPIENSMKKFGELVEELEKTL